TTTCATTGCAAGGTCAACTTTCGCATCTATATAAATGATCTATGATGCAAATTAGATcaaaatatatatgtttttgTGCACCAATAAGAAATTTTGGCAAATATAATAGGCTATTTTATTTCCTTGTCATCttgtttaaatatttttgtacAGCAGCTGTGTGGCAGACTACTTCCTTTTTCAAGTTACTGCAAAAGTTGACTTTGATTAGTACGTATGATTTGCTGACTTAATCACATAAAGTAATCAGGTTATGATCAGAAGGAATAAAATAATGTTGTTGGAGACtgggttttgtaactaagctccagtttcaagttttgttttccTCAATCACAGTGAGGTGCTTTCTTTGACCGTCCACTTTCACATCTGACAAAATGTTATTTATTGGATTTTTCTTGGTGATTATACTACGTTGACCATCAGCATGGGTTATCATTTCCACAAGGATGCCTGCACCAGATAAATTTTTAGTTATGCACTTCTTAtgatggttttttttcttcttttttatttgtacaGTAGTATCAGAAGTGCCTAGCTTGTGTATGTAGCTCATTTAGAAATGTGAGACTTCAGTGCAAGCTGAGGAACGGGTCAGTTCATGCTATCAACATTTGAAATGAACACTATTTTTAGCCATTGAGGTTTACGGGAATGAAGTACAAAATTTGCAGAGTAGCTGAACTACGAAATAAATGAGCTCTTTCCTTTCGCTAGTAGAACAAACCAAGATTGCAAAACATGTACtttgaaagaaagagagaggactTCAAGAAAAACTTTCGTTATGCTCAAGAGATCTCTTGAATTTCTGTGAACTGGATTAATTTATTAAGCTATTGACAAAATGGATTTCTGGTCATACAACTGAGTTTTTATCACACAGAAGGCAAGGTAGATATATGCTCACCAGTATCTTTCGAAACCTCCCAAGGAGGCCCTCGCAAATGAAGGTGTGCAATGCTGTAATATCTTAGAAAGACATTGTGGACACTACTGATTTATGGAGTTCTTTGATTCACACCAGCAAATAGAAGTGTAAGTCATTGAACAACACCAccatgataaaaaaacaaaacaaaacaaaaattgatgTCACGTTAGGTTGCCTTAAATTGATGAGTATGAGCATGTATACTGTTGTTTTGGTAAGGGATAAACTAATAAGACTTGTGCTGAAGAAGGTTCATGAtgtattttgtttcattttctgtGACCATGATCTTTGAGTTTCTTTCCCCTCACATTCACCATTTGGTAATGAGCCAGGTGTGGCCTGAATCACAGAGCTTTAGCGATGAAGAAATGGGACCAATTCCATCAAAGTGGAAAGGAATCTGTCAGAATAATGTGGATCGTAGCTTTCATTGCAACAGGTCAGATTCCTCTATCTCCCTCTGTTCTTTGCTTCTCGTGCATGGATAAATTTTCCATAATTTCATCAAACATGAACTTTATCCATAAGATTGCTTCTTGCCTAACTAGTGATCTCATGATATTGTCTATTCAATATCTATATTAGTGATCATGATACACAGTGAAAGGTTTCTCCTAATTTGTCTTTGTCTGAAATTATCTTAGTCATAGGCCTTTCAGGTATGTTTTCTCTTCTAGAAAGGAATCAGTTtactataaatgcattttgattCATCTAGAAAGAACCATCGATATTGTCCTTGATTCTGTTTAGAGTAATCCAAAATTTGCTGTGTCTTCTCCCTTTAACTTAGTCTTTGTACATGAAATATCTGAGTTGAGTCTCCATATCTTTTGACGTGGAAAATCAGGGTGGTTAAACTATTTTCTAAAGCAAGGGTGCATGTTGGTTACTTTTGAACCATTTCTTTATAATATCCGACAACAGAGGATGTGAAATGGGAAGAAACACTTATTCTTTTTTGTCCAATTGTAATAACACGCTTAGGATGTATGGTTGGTGACCTTAAGACAGTGAGGATTAGTTGGATAAAAAAGCTGTGTTTTGGCTAGTCTACCGGACAGGAATGGAGGCTAGGAGCCTAAAACTGTGACACCTGATTTTTAGGCCAAATTGCATTTAATGAGGCcattgttcaatttttcttcttttggaaaGTGAAAACCTCATTGAAAAGAACATACAATTTTTAAAGAAGGCATACCTTCCTACTTAAACTCTCTGTTTTTCAGAGgaaagtatctgtttgagatgTCCCACATATGGGATCCAGGAACGAAAGAAGTGCGTGCTTTTGGCACCTCATATGAATATACACCTCCATTTGATATACGACCACCAAAATTTCTTCTCACAACATGAAGTGCATAAAGGCTTTTAACGAGTCCTGGTCCCCTTAATGATGCTGCTGGCAAAGGGTGGATTTGCTCCTTTGGCTAAAAGTTGCATACGAGAAGAGACATTTTGCTTTACATTTTTCATTGTCTTTTTGAGTTTACTCATTTATTGGGACCTAATCTAACTAAACTTATGGCCTATCTGATTATCAAATCCATTAGATTACTGGTAAAAGAGCAACTTCCAGATAAATGATtacagatcaaaaaataaaaacataaatgaTTACTGGTAAAAAAGCAACTTCCAGATAGATGACtacagatcaaaaaataaaaacataaatgaTTACTGGTAAAAAAGCCAGGTTCTGTGTTTAGCATACTCAGAAGTTCTAGATGAAGTGTTTTCGACTTTCACTATGTTCACCAATGTCTTCATCATACATTGTATCTGGGACGACACTGGGGTCAGTTGACCCATCAAGCTGCTGAGTATTAATTGATAGTTTGTCCTAGCAGTGTCAAATATATTACTTGGTCAAATCTTGACCCAACTTTATAAGTGAAAAGAGAGGTGATGAAGTGTTTTCAACTCACTATGTTCACCAATGTCTTCATCGTACATTGTATCTAGGGCGACACTGGGGTCAGTTGACCCATCAAGCTGCTGAATATTAATTGATATTTTGTTCTAGCAGTGTCAAATATATTACTTGGTCAAATCTTGACCCAACTTTATAAGTGAAAAGAGAGGTTTGGCCAACAAAATTCATAGATCAAATTGTAAAAGCATTGATCAATAGTATTGACAACTAGGTTATTTTGCCACAGCAGCATGTAAATCAAATTGTAAAAGTCCACGTAATAGCAATAGATTATGTTTCTATACTTGTGGTTTGATAAGTTTAATTATGTTTGTCATTTGTTATGAATAGATAATTAACTTTTGATTTGTATAAAGGCTTTctgtttgtactttgtattgAATGGGCATTGTCGAAGTTTGTGAATGACCCACTTGGCTTTATCCGGGAATAGACTAATTGATCTTGCATTCTTACTCTGCTATATATGCACCGACTGTCTATTCTATAGGAAGCTTATAGGAGCAAGATACTTCAGCAAAGGATATTCAGCAAGTAATGGCAGTCTCAACTCTACATTCAACTCGCCACGCGACACCGACGGCCACGGATCCCACACATTATCCACAGCTGGTGGTAACTCCGTACCGGGGGCAAGTGTATTTGGGTATGGCAATGAAACAGCAAGAGGGGGATCACCAAGAGCTAGAGTAGCTGCTTACAAGGTGTGTGGGCCCCCAGTGGCTGGAAACGAGTGCTTTGATGCAGATATATTGGCTGCCTTTGATTTTGCCATCCACGATGGTGTTGATGTGCTGTCGGTATCACTTGGTGGTGACCCAGTCGCCTTCTTCTTTGACAGTGTGGCCATTGGATCACTTCATGCTGTTAGGCATGGGATAGTGGTTGTTTGCTCAGCGGGGAATTCTGGACCTGCCAATGGCACTGTTGCCAACCTTGCGCCATGGCAGATTACAGTCAGAGCCAGTACTATGGATCGTCAGTTTCCTAGTTATGTTATTCTTGGCAATAAAATGCATCTCAAGGTTAGTGTCTGTTAGATTTCGAAATTTTCAAGTTTATGGGCAATGTAATTAGGTTGAACATTTGGCTGATGGCTTGGAAACCTTTCAAAagatacaaaagaaaatatgaagGTGCAAATGTTTTGCTAGCTGATATGAATAAAAACTTGTCCGCGTCATAAAAGCCTAATAATTGAAATTAAATTCATTGTGGTATACAGAATGATTCACTAATCTGTAAAAAGGAACCGAAAACATTATTATGAACCAAAAATTCTAATGTATGGCCGAATAACTTTAAATCCTTGTCGGCACAATCTTGTTTGGCTGTGTTTCACTGCTTTCTTGATGAGTTGCACTATATTCTCCTGTCTTCCATTAGATCACAAAAAATTTGCTATCCCGCTGGTTTTAGTTTCAGTTTCTTAGGACACGGAAACTTTTTGTCTATCACGATGAAAACGAATGGAAATTTGGTACCTTGATTGGGGATCCTAGGTATGAAGCTGGGGCTAGTGTGGCAACCGATTTGTCAAATGAACTGGATCGTGTGCATTTTCTTATGAAATGCTGGGTTACGTTGTCATTAGATATTTAGATGATTCTATTTGTGTGGTATTGTTGATGATTGTTGTTACATTATGCTCACGTCCATCTTCATATTACTAGAAACATTCAATGTGTGGAAACTGACATCTTTTGTTTCATAAAGGGAGAAAGCCTTTCACCTAAAGCATTGCCGAACAACAAGTTCTTTCCAATTATTAGCGCTGCGGATGCCAAAGCTGCTAATGCATCAGCTGCAGACGCGCAAGGATAAAACATTCAAGCTGTTGGTATTTTGATTCTTTAAACTGTGAATGCTGTAACCATTTTGTCCTCTGTTTAGCATCATTACAAAAGCATATCAAATTTTACGCGTTCCATTCATGCAGAATTTTATGCAAGGGTGGGTCACTGGATCCTAAGAAGGTGAATGGAAAAAGTTTGGTATGCCTTAGAGGGGTTACTGATAGAGTGGACAAGGGTGAGCAAGCTGCCTTGGCTGGTGCCGTTGGGATGGTTCTTGCTAATGATGTGCTTTCTGGGAATGAAATTCTTGCTGATGCTCATGTCCTCCCTGCTTCTCAAATCAATTACACCGATGGTGTTGCTATCTTCAAGTATGTCAATTACTTAAGGTAAGATGACATGGCGATTACGTTACCGTGTGTCCGTGTCAACTAGTGTTATGAGCATATCATTTGGGTGATGTTGAATTACACCTTGGAGTACTTCTATTTCATGGGTACATTAATGCCATTACAAAACTTGCAAGactgttattttcttcttcggttttcagctttcagttttcTTATTCCAGAGAAACATAAGACAACTCGTTCAGTATTAGTTTGCACTTTTCACTGTTTTTGGTTTCAAAGGCACAGAAAAATAAGATGTAAACAAAGAAAGATTTCCGACCCTATACCATTCGATGAACATTGGTAATGATAAAAGTGGCATTTTGACCTCCCATTTGTTTCTTATAATTACTCATGTTCTTAGCAGGCTTCCAATAGCTTAGATATATAACATGTCCAACAACTCAGTTACCCACAAAGCCAGCTCCATTCATGGCTGCTTTTTCATCATTAGGGCCAAACACCATTATCCCAGATATCCTTAAGGTTTTTCTCATCACTGATCCTTCATATCCCATTTCTGAAACACTTCAATTGGCGTGATTTCTCTGAACTGTTGTAAGTATAAATGTTGTTCGTTCAGCCTGATGTCACTGCACTGGGTGTTAGCATCATAGCTGCCTACACTGAAGCACAGGGACCAACAAATGAAGTTTACGATACGCGTCGAGTCCTGTTTAATTCAGTGTCAGGAACTTCGATGTCATGTCCTCATGTTTCTGGCATTGCTGGCCTTCTGAAGACCCTCTATCCTAGTTGGAGTCCTGCAGCAATAAGATCGGCAATCATGACCACCGGTGAGAATAGACTAGACTTGTAACTTTAGTCTATTGGTATTGTCtcgttttcttcatttttgtttgcTGTTTGTGTTTCGTGCTTTCTCAGAGAGTAAAAACCATGGATAGTCCGGAAACAATCAGCTCGATTCTTTGCTCCACAATAGTACTTTGAAACTTCGAAGACATCCGTGGTGTTTTCTGTAACTGGATTGTTGGCAGATATGTTCTCAGACAACTGTTAAAGGAAATTCCGAAAGTTCTCCTAATGCGCTAgttggaaacaaaaacaaacaacatACTCTAAAATCAAGGAGGATACAAAAACAGGccaattctttttaattttttttttctttttgaagtcAAACAATGTGATGTTTTCTGAGAACAGGGTTGAATCATATTGTCCTTAACTCTTTTCTAATCCTTTTACTTCATCCTACTTTCACAGCACAAACACTGGACAACACTAAGGAGCCATTGACAAATGCATACTACTCACCGGCAACGCCATTCAACTATGGAGCAGGACACGTGCAACCAAACCGCGCCATGGACCCCGGATTAGTTTACGATTTAACCCCAATGACTACCTGAAATTCCTATGCGCACTTGGGTACAA
The sequence above is drawn from the Rhododendron vialii isolate Sample 1 chromosome 6a, ASM3025357v1 genome and encodes:
- the LOC131328689 gene encoding subtilisin-like protease SBT5.3 — encoded protein: MTHLALSGNRLIDLAFLLCYICTDCLFYRKLIGARYFSKGYSASNGSLNSTFNSPRDTDGHGSHTLSTAGGNSVPGASVFGYGNETARGGSPRARVAAYKVCGPPVAGNECFDADILAAFDFAIHDGVDVLSVSLGGDPVAFFFDSVAIGSLHAVRHGIVVVCSAGNSGPANGTVANLAPWQITVRASTMDRQFPSYVILGNKMHLKGESLSPKALPNNKFFPIISAADAKAANASAADAILCKGGSLDPKKVNGKSLVCLRGVTDRVDKGEQAALAGAVGMVLANDVLSGNEILADAHVLPASQINYTDGVAIFKYVNYLRYITCPTTQLPTKPAPFMAAFSSLGPNTIIPDILKPDVTALGVSIIAAYTEAQGPTNEVYDTRRVLFNSVSGTSMSCPHVSGIAGLLKTLYPSWSPAAIRSAIMTTGENRLDLYVLRQLLKEIPKVLLMR